A part of Winslowiella toletana genomic DNA contains:
- a CDS encoding LysR family transcriptional regulator: protein MKLDIALLHAVVAVAKAGGFRQAARATGSNPSRLSDAVRRAEQQLGIRLFHRTTRTVVLTEAGRTLMERLLPAMNEIDAALDDINRYRATPGGTLRLNVPVSAARLVLPAIVPAFLQRYPDIKLEVVAESNVQDVFREGCDAGIRYDECLEQDVIALPIGPRQQRFAVAAAPAYLDLHGRPEHPRDLMQHRCIRGRYASGVVPEWEFEHAGETVRVQTSGPLLVSIGGAMDLALATAIAGGGVIYLFEEWLRPAIDSGELEAILTRWWPQFSGPYLYYPDRRLIPSPLRAFIDFIRQPSAHPEG, encoded by the coding sequence ATGAAACTCGATATCGCTCTGCTGCACGCCGTGGTGGCGGTGGCAAAAGCCGGTGGTTTTCGTCAGGCGGCGCGCGCCACCGGCAGTAACCCTTCGCGGCTCAGCGACGCAGTGCGGCGTGCCGAGCAGCAGTTAGGCATACGCCTGTTTCACCGCACGACCCGCACGGTGGTGCTGACCGAAGCTGGCAGAACCTTAATGGAGCGGCTGCTGCCAGCAATGAACGAAATAGATGCGGCGCTGGATGATATCAATCGCTATCGCGCGACGCCAGGCGGCACGCTGCGGCTGAATGTCCCGGTCAGCGCGGCACGGCTGGTTTTACCGGCCATCGTTCCTGCCTTTCTCCAGCGTTACCCGGATATTAAGCTGGAAGTGGTGGCGGAGAGTAATGTGCAGGATGTGTTCCGCGAGGGTTGTGATGCGGGTATCCGCTACGATGAGTGTCTGGAACAGGATGTCATCGCGCTACCGATTGGTCCGCGTCAGCAACGCTTTGCCGTTGCCGCCGCACCGGCCTATCTGGACCTGCATGGCCGCCCTGAGCATCCGCGTGATCTGATGCAACATCGCTGTATTCGCGGACGTTACGCCAGCGGCGTGGTGCCGGAGTGGGAATTCGAGCATGCGGGTGAAACGGTTCGCGTTCAGACCAGCGGACCGTTGCTGGTCAGTATTGGCGGCGCGATGGATCTGGCGCTGGCAACCGCCATCGCCGGTGGCGGCGTGATCTATCTGTTTGAAGAGTGGCTGCGCCCGGCCATTGACAGTGGCGAGCTGGAAGCAATCTTAACCCGCTGGTGGCCGCAGTTTTCCGGGCCATATCTCTACTACCCGGATCGCCGCCTGATCCCGTCGCCACTGCGGGCATTTATCGATTTTATCAGACAGCCATCAGCTCATCCTGAAGGTTGA
- a CDS encoding oxidoreductase has product MSQPTLTYPLGDYQPGRIGYGAMQLAGPGVFGPPADEARAIRVLRDAIDAGVRHIDTSDFYGPHITNQLIKKALYPYPDDLCIVTKIGARRDQQGSWLPASDAGDLTRAVEDNLRNLGLDTLAVVNLRSMLNTHQPAEGSLEAPLEALVQLQQRGLIRHIGLSNVTAKQITDAQKMTPVACVQNLYNLANRQDEALIDQLDAQGIAWVPFFPLGGFSPLQSAELSEVAQSLGATPMQVALAWLLQRAPNIMLIPGTSSPQHLQENLASAQLLLPAEALEKLNSIGQR; this is encoded by the coding sequence ATGTCTCAGCCCACACTCACCTACCCACTTGGCGATTACCAGCCTGGCCGTATCGGCTACGGTGCGATGCAACTGGCCGGCCCCGGTGTCTTTGGGCCACCCGCCGACGAAGCGCGCGCCATCCGGGTATTGCGCGATGCGATTGACGCAGGCGTTCGTCATATTGATACCAGCGACTTTTATGGTCCGCATATTACTAATCAGCTGATAAAAAAGGCGCTTTATCCTTACCCGGATGATTTGTGTATTGTCACTAAAATCGGCGCGCGGCGTGACCAGCAGGGGAGCTGGCTGCCAGCGTCTGACGCCGGAGATCTGACGCGGGCGGTGGAGGATAATCTGCGTAATCTGGGGCTGGATACGCTGGCGGTGGTGAATCTGCGCAGTATGCTGAATACCCATCAGCCAGCTGAAGGTTCACTGGAAGCGCCGCTGGAGGCGCTGGTGCAGCTGCAGCAGCGTGGTCTGATTCGTCATATTGGCCTCAGCAATGTGACGGCAAAACAGATTACCGATGCGCAAAAGATGACGCCTGTTGCCTGCGTACAGAATCTCTATAACCTGGCGAACCGGCAGGACGAAGCGCTTATCGATCAGCTGGATGCGCAGGGTATTGCCTGGGTGCCGTTTTTCCCACTTGGCGGTTTCTCACCTTTGCAGTCCGCTGAACTTAGTGAGGTCGCACAATCGCTGGGGGCGACGCCGATGCAGGTGGCGCTGGCATGGTTGTTACAACGTGCGCCGAATATTATGCTGATCCCCGGCACTTCATCCCCGCAACATTTGCAGGAAAACCTGGCCAGTGCACAGCTGCTGCTGCCGGCGGAAGCGCTGGAGAAACTCAACAGTATCGGCCAGCGCTAG